The stretch of DNA CAGCGTCTCCGCCATGCGGCTGAGTTCGGTCTGCTCCACCGAGCGGATGACCAGCCACCCTGCGACGGCCAGGCCGACGAACACGGCGGCGAGGGTGCCCAGGGCCACTTTCCACCGGATGCCGAGGTTCATGCCGGTACGTCGGATTCCCGTAGTTTGTATCCGAGTGATTTGATCGAAATGATGGCGTCGTCCAAGAGTGGAAGTTTCTGTTTGAGGCGGCGCACGTGGACATCGACGGTGCGGGTGGTGCCGTAGTAGTCGTACCCCCAGACGGCACTCAGCAACACATCTCGCGTCAGGACTCGCCCGATGTTGCGCAGCAGGTGTTCCAGCAGGCCAAACTCTTTGGCCGTGAGGAGGACTTCTTGTCCTTCGAGCCGGACCTCATGCCGGGAGAGATCCACTGTCAATGGACCGTAGTGATATTGCGTGTGGGGGGTATTCGCGTTCCGGTCCAGTCGTCGGAGCAGCGCCTTAACGCGCGCCACCAGTGCCTTGGGGCTGAAGGGTTTGGTGACGTAGTCGTCGGCGCCCAGCTCAAGCCCGATCACCGTGTCGGATTCTTCCGCCTTGGCGGTCAGCATGAGAATGGGGAGCAGCGCGGTCTCCTGGTTCAGCCGGATGCGTTTACAGACTTCAAGCCCGTCCAGTTCGGGCAACATGAGGTCGAGAATGATCAGGTCGGGATGTTCGGCCTTGACCTGACGGAGTCCCTCTGTGCCGGTCATCGCAGTGGCCGTGCGAAATCCTTCCTTCTCGAGGTATAGCTTGACGAGTTGGAGAATATCTTGCTCATCTTCGACGATCAAAATCTTTTTGTGGGTCGCTGCGGGGAGAGACATGGCGAGATTCTCCCACAATGGTTCAGCGGCCTCAACTGCTTTTGTTCAGGGACGGGGTGGATGATCCGGTTGACGACAAGGGCGGGTCTGACGTAAGGTGGCCGTTCAGTGCGACTACGCGCTTTCCCGACAGGCCGAACCGCCCTACATGAGCGTGAGAGGGAAACGGAATATGAAGATATATTTAGCCAATCCTCGTGGATTCTGCGCGGGTGTCGACCGCGCCATAGACATTGTTGATCTGTCACTCAAGAAATATGGGGCGCCGATTTATGTGCGTCACGAGATCGTCCATAGCCGGCACGTGGTGAACTCGCTCCGGCATAAGGGTGCCGTATTCGTGGAAGAGCTGAACGAAGTGCCCGAAGGATCGGTGGTGATCTTCAGCGCCCATGGTGTGGCGAAGTCGGTCTGGGAAGAGGCGCAGAGCCGCCGCTTGCATGTCATTGATGCCACCTGTCCGCTGGTGATCAAGGTTCATAACGAAGTGAATCGCGACTATACGCAAGGGTATGAGTTGATTCTCATCGGCCATGCGGGACATCCAGAGGTCATCGGGACGTTGGGCCAGATCCCGGATAAGTTTCACCTGGTGTCTTCCGTCCAGGATGTGGAACGGCTTCACGTCGAGAAGACGCAGAATCTGTCCTACGTGACCCAGACCACGCTGAGTGTCGATGAATGTCGCGACATCGTCGAGGCGTTGCACCAGCGGTTCCCGAATATCAAAGGGCCGCATCAGGAAGATATCTGTTACGCGACCCAAAACCGCCAGAACGCGGTTAAGTCGTTGTCGAAGCTGGTCGATGTGATCCTCGTGATCGGGTCCCCGAACAGCTCGAATTCGAATCGACTTCGCGAATTGGGCGAGCATTGCGGCATTCCGTCCTATCTCATCGATGCGGCCTCGGATATCAATCCGGACTGGCTGAAAGATGCCAAGAGTGTGGGGCTGTCTGCCGGGGCTTCTGCTCCTGAGGTCCTGGTCACCGAAGTGGTGGCCTACCTGAAACGCCTTGGTTCTTCCGAGGAGGTCGAGGAGCTGACGGTCATCGAAGAAGACGTCGAGTTTCTCCTTCCCAAAGAACTGGTCACGATCGAATCGGCTTCACGCGCGTCGGCCTCGGCGAACTAGCGCTGCCTGGCGCCGGCTACGCTTCCTTCCACTGTTTTTGCCGCTCCTCCATATGTTGGGGGAGTGGCACCAATCTTCCCCCATATCAGGGGTTTTTCTTTGCATTGATTCTATCGCTGTGATAGAAGATTTTCCGGTTTATTCCCCATACTCCGTCCCATCTCAACCTTCTTGCTCTGGAGGTCGCCGGTGTATCTGAAGTCATTGGAAATGCTCGGCTTCAAGTCGTTCGCGGAGGCGAAAATCCAATTCCCGAAAGGCATCACGGCCATCGTGGGTCCGAACGGGAGCGGCAAGAGTAACGTCGTCGATTCCATCCTCTGGGTGCTGGGCGAGCAAAGTACCAAAACGCTTCGGAGCGAGAAGATGGAAGACGTCATCTTCAACGGTACGGAAGTGCGCAAGCCGTTGGGGTTGGTGGAGGTCTCGCTGGTCATCGGCGGGCTCGGTGAGTTGCGGCTGGATGCGATTTCCGGGCTGCCAAGCCAGTTGAGCGAATATCAGGAACTGATGATCACCCGCCGGCTCTATCGAAACGGGGATAGTGAATATCTCATCAACAAGACGCCCTGTCGGCTCAAGGACATTCGAAATGTCCTGATCGAAACCAGGGCAGGGTCCAAGGGACATACCGTCATCGAGCAGGGCCGAATTGAGCAGATTCTGCAGGCTTCGCCGCAGGATCGCCGGGAACTGATCGAGGAAACGGCGGGAATCGTCCGGTACAAAAAGCAAAAGGCCGAAGCCCTCCGTAAGCTTGACGCGACCCAACAGAACCTGGTGCGAGTGCGCGATATTGTCGCCGAGGTCAAGAAACAGCTCAATTCGCTGGAGCGTCAGGCCCGCCAGGCGCGTTCGTATCAGACGTTGCAGCAGGAAGCCCGTGGTCTCGAGATTGAACTCCTGTCCCGTGACTATCGCACCATGCATGCCGACCTGGAGTCCGTCGATCACGAAGCCCGAGAGGTGGAATCGCAGGAAGCGGAACAGGTGGCCGAGCAGGCGCGCATGGATGCCGAGCAGGAAGCGATCAGGCTGCGCATGAATGACGCGGCGGAGGCCATTGCGCGGGTGCGTGATACGTTGGCCGGCACCGAACAGCGACAGTCACAGGCTTTGACGGCTGCGGAGGTTGAGCGGAACCGGACAGAACTGTTTGAGCGGCAACGTCTGCAGGCTGCGCAGGAGATGGAACGGCTCGCTGCGGATCGCGAACAGGCTCAGGTGGAAATCGAAACGCTTCGAGCGATGCTGCTCCAATTGGAAGGGGACATCGCTGCGCAGGAGGCACAATTTCAACAGGCGGATGTCGAGGCAAAATCGTTGGCCGGCCATCGCTCCTCGGCGGTCGCGGAAGAAGAGCGTGCGCGGAAAGATGTGTTGAACTTAGCCGTACTCGTTGCGAATACGGAGCAGAGCCTCACGCAGATCACGTCCCGTCAGCAGGAAACCACTGCTCGAGCGGAACGACTCTCCCGCGAGCAGGAACAGTTGGTGGCGCAGGTGGCGGGGTTGGATCAACAACGTGACGTGCTGGCCGCGCAGCGCGAAGAGGCCAGCGGGCGCATTCAAGAACTCATGACCGAACGGCAGGCGGCGATCGAGCGGATCGAAGGGCTGGGGGGGCAAATCACCGGCCTGGACCGCGATATCGTGAAGTTTTCCGAGGACGTCGCCGGTGTGGAGTCGCGTCTGGGTGCCCTTCAGGGCGTCGTGCGTGAGGAAATGGGGTATGGCCGTGAGGGCGAGGAAGAGGATACGGCGTTGAAAACATGCGATGGCGTGCGCGAGGCGCTCGCCGAGTGGCTGGTGATTCCGCCGGGACTGGACCGTGCCGTCGAGACGATCTTGGGGGAACGTGTTCGCGGCTGGCTCGTGGATGAGCCGTCAGCAGCCTGTCGTGCGGTGGAGTTTTTGAAAGGCAAAGAATTGGGGCGCGGAGCGTTTCTTCCGCAGCAATTGCGGTGGGCCCCTGAGCAGGGGGCGACGGACGCATCGGCCTCGTGGTGGCCCGCGTTGAGCGGCCAGCCGGGTGTGGTGGGGCGCGCGACGGATTTGATTCGCGCGGACGGCGCCTCCGCGTCGACATTGAGCTATTTGTTCGACGGGATCGTGTTCGTGGAATCATTGGACGTGGCCCTGCAGTTGTGGCAACAGCATCAATGGGCCGCCCCCTCCGGGCCGACCTATGTCACGTTGTCGGGTGAGACGCTGGACGCCGCTGGTGTGATGACCGGGGGTGGCAGCAGTGCCAGTGGCGGTTTGCTGCAACGTCGCCGGGAAGTATTGGAGTTGGAAGCCCGGAGGACTGCAGCGATTCAAGCCCTTGAGCAGGCGCGGGCGGCGCGAGAGGAAGCGGCAGCCGACTTAGGGCTCGGCCGTGAAGATGAGCAGCGCCTCGGTCGGGCGATCCGCGAAGCGGAGATGCTGGAGTTATCGCTGCAGAAAGACGATGCGGGCGTAGAACGTCAGCGCGGAGAATTGCACCGGCGGGTGGATGTCTTGGCGGAGGAGCTGCAACGGGGCTTGGCCGAGCAGGCGCGGCTTCAGGAGGAGTTTCAGTCCAGTCAGGCCCAGTTGGGCCAATGGGTGGCGGAGAAGCTCGGGCAGGAAACCGGGTTACTGCAAATCAGAGAGCGACTGGTCGTGATTGAAAGCCAAAGCCTGGCGATCCAACACCGCCTCACCGAGGTCCGATTGTCCTTGGAGAGCATGCGCGGGAGACGAGACCATGCCACGAACGATATTGCCCGGTTTACGCAACGACTCGATGCGGCCCAACGCCGCGCGGCTGATTTGGAAGAGCAGGTAGCCGGCTTGGTTGAGGCGACCGAAAATAGCCGGGAGGAGCAGACCAGGCAGGAAGCGTTGTGTCGCGAATTGGGCGCTGAGGTGGATGGAATCAAGGCCGAGTTGGTGGCCTCCCAGGAGCGGCAGGCGCAGGAAATGGCCGGGCTGCATGCGGTGGAGGCATCCCTCAGTACAGTGCGGCAGAGCCTCTCTGCGTTGCACGATCGACGAATGACGGCGGAAGTGCGCAAAGCAGAAGTGAAGGCGCACCTCTCCACAATTGAGAGCACATTGGCCGGGACCTACCAGATCGATCCGGCCACGTTACTCCTGCCCGCGAGTGATCAGCCGCTACCGGAGGGAGACGCACCGCCGGCCCCGGTCTCGATTCTGGAAACACCGCAGTTGCGGGAGCAGATTCAAAAAATCCGTGAACGCCTGGATCGTATGGGCGCTATCAATCTGGCGGCCATTGACGAGCATCGTGAGCTGGAAGAGCGGTATCAATTCCTCACCACGCAGGAGCAGGACCTCTCGACGTCCATCGCGTCCCTCAAGGAAATCATCCAGCGGATCAACCGGACGACGAAGGACATGTTCGTGGAGACGTTCAACGAGTTGCAGCAGAAATTCCGGGACGTCTTTTCTCAGTTCTTCCCCGGGGGCCGCGCCGAGTTGCAGCTGGTCGAGGAGCCGTTGGAAGAGGGCGTGGAGGACAACGGTGCGCGCGAGCCGGGTGTGGAGATCGTGGCTCAGCCGCCGGGAAAGCGCCTGAAGAGTATTACCATGCTGTCCGGCGGAGAGAAGACGCTGACCGCGATGGCGTTGCTCATCGCCAGCTTCTTGATCCGCCCGACGCCGTTCTGTATCTTGGACGAAATCGATGCGCCGCTCGATGAGGAAAATATCGGACGCTTTACGAGCGTGTTGCGGAGTTTGTCGTCGACCGCCCAGTTTATGGTCATTACGCACAACAAGCGGACGATGGCGATGGCTGATTCGCTGTTCGGGGTCACGATGGAAGAGCCCGGGGTGTCGACGCTGATTTCGGTTAAGCTCGGCGATCTTCAGCCGGCGTAATTCGGGCGGAGGATGGGTCCGTATGGCACCGGCCGAGGGCTTGGGAAGGCTGTCCTGGTGCCCTGGTACGGGTCGGTTGCCTTGACTGCCCAGAAACAGTTTGTTATACAGAACTGCTCATGCTGATAACGGGTATCGTGCGGTTTCATGTGTTTGTTGCCTGATTAATGGAACCATCTCGACTCTCAATCCCCCCGTCTGTTTCAGATTCACGGCATCACGCTATGCGACTTCTCAAGAACTTGTTCAATCGTTTGTCCGATAGTCTGCTGGTGTCGGTCCCGAGCCGAATTAGGGCGGCGCGTGACTTTGCCTCCGCTCCGGTGCTCCGACTCGTCTCCAACAAACCAGCGATACAGGCCGGTGAGAGTGCGGCCAAGCGGGCCCCGGCTCACTCCACAGGGCAGGTTGAAGCGCTGGAAGAGGCGCTTCGGAAAAGCCAGGCCTGGTTTCTGGCGCGACAAGACGCGTCAGAAGGGTACTGGGTGGCCGAGTTGGAGGCCGATACCACACTGACGTCCGAATATCTGATGTTGCGCCGCTTCCTGGACTGTATCGATCCCGAGCGGGAGCGCAAAGCGGTTCGGTACTTAAAATCGGCACAGTTACCCGACGGTGGGTGGCCCATTTATCACGGGGGGCCTGCGGAGATCAGCGCCTCGGTGAAGGCCTACTTTGCGTTGAAGCTGTCCGGTGTGTCTGCCGACGAGCCCTTCATGGTGAACGCCCGCACCTGCATCCTGGAGAAGGGTGGCGTGGTGGCGGCGAATGTCTTCACGAAAATCGCGCTTGCCCTGTTCGGTCAGTATGACTGGCGCGGCGTCCCCAGTATGCCTCCGGAAATCATGCTGTTGCCGAAGCGGTTCTATTTCAGCATCTACGCGATTTCCTATTGGTCGCGCGCAGTGCTGATTCCGCTTTTGATCATTTTTGCCAAGCGGCCGTTGTGTCATGTTCCCAGCGAGCAGGGGATCGACGAGCTATATACACAACCGCCGGCAGAGATCGACTACGGCACCGTGCCTCCGTTGAAAAAGGACCGGACATGGTTCACAGCGAGAAACTTTTTCATCAATCTCGATGCGCTGCTTAAGATCTATGATCGCTCGCCCGTTGAGTGGGTTCGACAGAAGGCGCTCAAGTGCGCTGAGCATTGGATGCTCGACCACATGAAGGGCAGCGGAGGCCTCGGCGCGATTTATCCCGCCATGGCCAACTCCGTGATGGCGTTGCATTGCCTTGGATATAAGAACGACGACCCTCTTCTGGTCAAGGCGATGCGGGAGATTGAGGAGCTGGAAATACACGACACGGTGCAGGATAACGGCCAATGTGTCGATGCCATGCATTTGCAACCGTGCCACTCTCCAATCTGGGACACCGCCTTGCTCATCAATGCCCTGATCGAGGCCGGTATGCCGGAGGATCATCCGGCGCTGCAGAAGGCGTCGTCGTGGTTATTGTCCAAACAGACCAAGACCGTCGGCGATTGGATTATCTCCTCTCCCGGAGCCGAACCGGGCGGATGGTATTTTCAATTCGAGAACGAACTGTTCCCCGATGTCGACGATTCAGCGGTGGTGCTCATGGCCTTGGCGAAGGTGCATCTGCCCGATGAGGCTCAACAACGCCTGGCGATTCGCCGTGGGTGTCGCTGGGTGACGTCGATGCAAGGCTCAGACGGGGGGTGGGGCGCCTACGACGTCGATAATAATCGGATTGTGTTCAACTACATCCCGTTCGCCGACCATCGCGCGCTGCTTGACCCCAGCACAGCCGACCTTGCCGGGCGGTGCCTGGAGATGCTGGCGACGTTGGGATATGACTGGACCCATCCTGCCGTCGCCTCTGCGCTGACGTTTGTGAAAAATGATCAGGAGCACGATGGCAGTTGGTATGGCCGTTGGGGCGTAAACTACATTTATGGGACCTGGTCGGTCCTTTCCGGCCTGCGGGCCATTGGAGAGGATCTTTCGTCACCCTATATCCGCCGGGCGGTCAGTTGGGTCGAGTCCAAACAGAACCCCGACGGCGGGTGGGGTGAGTCATGCCTGTCGTACGGAGATGTCTCGCAGAGCGGTCGCGGTGACAGCACGCCGTCGCAAACAGCCTGGGCGCTGTTGGCCTTGATGGCAGGCGGAGTGACGGACTCCTTCAGTCTGGCCAGGGGGATCCATTACCTCATTCGGAATCAGCGGAAGGATGGGTCATGGGAAGAGGTACGCCATACCGGAACCGGTTTCCCACGCGTGTTCTACCTTCGTTATCATTGGTATTGCCAGTACTTCCCCCTCTGGGCGCTGGCTATGTACCGCAATCTCAAGGCTCGTGGAACGACGAGAGCCGATGAATTGCGTCTGCAGGCCTATCAATCAGGACAGTTCCGATCGCCACGCTGACCGTGGGTGTTCACCCAGTTCAGTTCTTCCTCTCATTGTTCCTCGGGAGTCATCGTGACCGCGATCGGAGTGTTCGTGGCAACCCGGTGGGAGTTGGCTGCCGTGCGTCAGGCGTTTGCCGCGAGCGAGGTGCAGACCGTCGGGGGGATTCGTTGCGTCGTCGCGCAGCAGGGGCCGGTTGAGTGGTGGGTCATTCCGATGGGTGTCGGCCCAGAACGGGCCGCTACAACGGCTAGGCGGATGCTTGCGGAACGGTCATTTGCCGCTGTGTGGTCGACCGGGTTTGCTTGTGCGTTGGGTCCGGCGGAGATCGGTCAGGTGTTGATCGGCACGCAGGTGACAATGGAAGATGGCAGAGAGGTCGGACGACCGATTCCCTGCGCGCCGGTATTGGTCGACTGGGTGCGGCGGGCTGTGCAGGAACAGCGTGTGTCCGTGCAGTCCGGCCGGTTTGTGACGGTTCCACGAGTTCTTTGCCGCGCGGAAGAGAAACGGGAGGTTGCCGCTCGCGTGGGAGGGATCGGACTCGACATGGAGAGCGCGGCGTTGGGGGCCGTGGCCTCGGAGCACGAGATTCCTTTTGTCATTATTCGTACGGCATCGGATCTTGTCGATGAAAGCCTTCCGCTTGACTTCAACCTGTTTCTCAGGCCATCTGGGTGGGTGAAGGGTGTCGCTGCGTGCCTGGCTCACCCGACGAGTTTGATCGGACTCAATCGACTTCGTGTGCAAAGCCGCGTCGCCGGAACACAGCTGACGGCGGTATTCAGCGCCTGCGCCGACCAGGCGCTGCGTGAGGGACTGGCCTAATCAGGCTCAACGTGGTTCGACGGCTGAGTCGGGTAGGTGGACGAGAGGAGAGCGTGGCATGGAAGGCATTGCTCGTATCGGGCGATATACGATCGATCTGACAGAGCAGATGGGACGGATGATGTTATTTGTCCTGTCTTCCTTTGCCTGGTTGACGCGTCCGCCATTCCGGGTCTACCAAATCGTCAAGCAGCTGAATTTCATCGGCTATAAGTCTACGTTTGTGGTCGTCCTCACCGCTGTTTTCACTGGCATGGTCCTGGCGCTGCAGGGACATTACACTCTACGAAAATTCGGTTCTGAAGCAGTGCTCGGTTCTGCTGTGGCGCTCAGCATCATCCGGGAATTGGGACCGGTTCTGGCGGCCTTGATGGTGACGGCCCGGGCTGGGTCCGCCATGACGGCGGAAATCGGGATCATGCGGATTACGGAACAGATCGATGCCTTGGACACGATGGCGATCAACCCGCTGCAATATTTGATTGGCCCCAAGCTCGTCGCCAGTCTCATCGCCGTACCGCTTCTGGTTGCGCTCTTTGACGTCGTCGGGATTTATGGCGGGTATGTCGTCGGCGTGCAGTTGTTGAATGGTAATGAAGGCGCCTACTGGAGTTCGATTGAGTCGGCCGTCGAGTGGAAGGATGTCTACGGCGGTATTTTGAAATCCATCAGCTTCGGCCTGCTGATCAGTTGGGTTTGTTGTTACAAAGGTTTTCACACCAAACATAGTGCCGAGGGATTGGGGACGGCGACGACCGAAGCGGTGGTGCTGTCGGCCGTCCTGATTCTGGTGTGGGATTATTTTCTGACGTCGGTGCTGCTCTAACGCCGTAGCATGTGACGCGCATGAGGCGACTGCGACGGCAGGGGGCAGATGTAGCATGCACGAGGATCCATGATTAAACTGGTCGGCGTCGAAAAGACTTTGGGCGGGCAGCCAGTGCTACGAGGCGTGGACCTGACCATCCCCACAGGCAAACTCACGACGATTATCGGGCGAAGCGGCGAAGGCAAGAGTGTCCTGCTGAAGCATATTATCGGCCTGATGCAGCCGGATCGTGGCGAGGTCTGGATCGATGACACGAACATTGCGCGACTCAAGGGGCAGGCCCTCAACGAGGTGCGGAAGAAATTTGCCATGTTGTTCCAGGGGGCAGCGTTGTTCGACTCGATGACGGTGTTTGAAAATGTCGCCTTCCCCTTACGGGAGAAGCTGCGCTTGAAGGGCGACATCGTCACCCGGCGGGTTGAGGAAAAGCTCGAGCAGGTGGGCCTGAAGGGCATGGGCCATAAGTTTCCCGCCGAACTGAGCGGCGGCATGCGCAAACGCGCCGGGTTGGCACGCGCCCTGGTGATGGAGCCGGAGATCATTCTGTTCGACGAGCCGACGACGGGGCTCGATCCGTTGATGGCGAAAGCCATTCATGATCTGATCGTGGCGATGCAGCAACAATTCAAGTTTACCGCTGTCATGGTCAGTCACGAGATCCCCGAGATCTTCGGGATCTCCGATTATGTGGCGATGCTCAGGAATGGACGGATTGCCGAGATGGCGCCATCGTATGAATTCGTCAAGACGACGGACGCCGAGATTCGGGAGTTTATTTTTGTCGCGGGGGCCGTCACGCCGAAGGGGTTGCCGACCGCATCCCTCTGATAGGAGACGTTATGGAACGTGCAAAGCTGGAATTGATGGTGGGAATCTTTGTGCTCGTCGGGGTCGCCTGTCTCGGCTATCTGTCTATCAAGTTGGGGAAGTTGGAAGTGATCGGCGGACACAATTATCCGGTTGAGGCGGAGTTCACCTCTGCGTCGGGGCTCAAACCAGGCGCGTCGGTTGAAATTGCCGGCGTGGAAGTGGGGCGTGTCCGCCAAATCGGCCTCAGCAGCGATCGTGCCTTGGTGGCGCTGGCGATTCAAGACGGCGTGAAGTTGTATTCCGACACGATTGCTTCCATCAAGACACGCGGGATTATCGGAGACAAGTATCTCGCCCTGTCGGTAGGAGGCGGGGGCGATCCGTTGAAGCCCGGCGATAAAATTCGTGATACCGAATCCGGACTTGATCTCGAGGAATTGGTCAGCCAGTATGTACACGGGAAGGTCAACTAGTTGGATCGGATGAGAGGTCAGGGAATGGGAATGAATATGCCAGGCCGGTGCGGTGAGAGGCTTGCCACTCAAACGAGAGGTGTTGGGATGTATGTAGTGCGAGGGATGATCATCGGGACGCTGTTGGCGCTGCAGGTGTTAGTCGGTGGACAGGCGGTCGCCATCGCAGGGCCGGCGACGGATTCGATCAAGGGCACCATCGATGAAGTCCTCAAGATTTTGAATGATAAAGAGCTCAAAGCACCCGCTCGGCAGGATGACCGGCGGCAACGCTTGGAGAAGGTCGTGGCGCAACGGTTTGATTATCCTGAAATGTCCCGGCGGTCGTTGGGGGCTCAATGGAATCAGTTGTCCGACAAGGACAAGCAGGAGTTCGTTGATCTCTTTCGTACACTCTTGACCAATACGTATGCTGACCGTGTGGAGACCTATTCCGGTGAGGGCGTGCAGTACCTGAACGAGCGGATGGAGAAAGAATATGCGGAGGTCCGTACGAAGGTCCTCTCCGGGAAGGCTGAAATTCCCATGGATTACCGATTGCTGCACAAGAGTAACGACTGGCATGTGTACGATGTTGTGGTCGATGGCGTCAGTTTGGTGAATAACTATCGCGGGCAATTTACGAAGATCCTCCACACCTCCTCGTATCCCGACCTCGTCGACCAACTCCGCAAGAAATCCGACAAGATCAAAGCTCCGTAGTCCCGCTAGGGGCGAGCAATTCCGGCAAGCGCCATGCAGTGTCACCATTTTTCGTCGATTCGAATCTGTCTGGCGCTGGCCGGTCTTCTGTTCCTGAGCCTTCCGGCTCCGGCAGAGGCAGACACGCAGATTTTTCCGGTTCCCTCCATTTCAACCAGTCGGAACGACGGCAACGACGCCGGCTTGATCGCACCGATTCTGATCACGAATCCGGACGGAGAGCTGAAGTATCTGATGGCGCCCATGCTCATTCAGAACTCGATCGTGGGTACTCGCGGGGTCTTCAATCTGTTTAAGTATGAGCCGGGTGGACGCCAGATGCGATTCATCGCCTCGTTGACTGAGCGGATTGAACGCAAGGTGTTGTTCGATTATGTCGATCCGGCATTCGGCAACGGACAATACTACCTTAACTTTGGCGGTACCTTCTTCAAGAACGCCACTTCTCGGTTTTTTGGGCTGGGCCAATCGACCGTGCAGGCGGATGAATCGAACTACACGGCGAGGGAAGCGCGAGCCTATTGGCGGCTCGGCCTCTATGCGAATGAAGTCACCCAGATCTCCGTTGGGCAGCGAGTCCGGCAGGTGCGGCTCCAACGAGGCGGTACCGACCTTCCCTTTTCGGTCGAGCAATTCCCGGCCGTGGACGGCATTCAAGGCGAGTCCATTATCGTCGGGCACCGCGCGTCCTTTCATTACGACACCCGCGACAGTCTGGTCACACCCACGGATGGACTGTCCGTCATGGCCTATGCGGAGTTGAATCAAAACATCAAAAACGGCGACCACCCGGTCTATTCGCGCTATGAACTCGAAGTCAAAAAACTGTTTCCGAGCGAGTCCAAGCGCGCCATTCTGGTCATCCGTGCCGACTTGCAGGCGACCATCGGGTCCCAGGTGCCGTTTTTCGAACAGTCCT from Nitrospira sp. encodes:
- a CDS encoding ATP-binding cassette domain-containing protein; its protein translation is MIKLVGVEKTLGGQPVLRGVDLTIPTGKLTTIIGRSGEGKSVLLKHIIGLMQPDRGEVWIDDTNIARLKGQALNEVRKKFAMLFQGAALFDSMTVFENVAFPLREKLRLKGDIVTRRVEEKLEQVGLKGMGHKFPAELSGGMRKRAGLARALVMEPEIILFDEPTTGLDPLMAKAIHDLIVAMQQQFKFTAVMVSHEIPEIFGISDYVAMLRNGRIAEMAPSYEFVKTTDAEIREFIFVAGAVTPKGLPTASL
- the mlaD gene encoding outer membrane lipid asymmetry maintenance protein MlaD translates to MERAKLELMVGIFVLVGVACLGYLSIKLGKLEVIGGHNYPVEAEFTSASGLKPGASVEIAGVEVGRVRQIGLSSDRALVALAIQDGVKLYSDTIASIKTRGIIGDKYLALSVGGGGDPLKPGDKIRDTESGLDLEELVSQYVHGKVN
- a CDS encoding ABC transporter substrate-binding protein; translated protein: MYVVRGMIIGTLLALQVLVGGQAVAIAGPATDSIKGTIDEVLKILNDKELKAPARQDDRRQRLEKVVAQRFDYPEMSRRSLGAQWNQLSDKDKQEFVDLFRTLLTNTYADRVETYSGEGVQYLNERMEKEYAEVRTKVLSGKAEIPMDYRLLHKSNDWHVYDVVVDGVSLVNNYRGQFTKILHTSSYPDLVDQLRKKSDKIKAP
- a CDS encoding BamA/TamA family outer membrane protein — its product is MQCHHFSSIRICLALAGLLFLSLPAPAEADTQIFPVPSISTSRNDGNDAGLIAPILITNPDGELKYLMAPMLIQNSIVGTRGVFNLFKYEPGGRQMRFIASLTERIERKVLFDYVDPAFGNGQYYLNFGGTFFKNATSRFFGLGQSTVQADESNYTAREARAYWRLGLYANEVTQISVGQRVRQVRLQRGGTDLPFSVEQFPAVDGIQGESIIVGHRASFHYDTRDSLVTPTDGLSVMAYAELNQNIKNGDHPVYSRYELEVKKLFPSESKRAILVIRADLQATIGSQVPFFEQSSLGGQNNLRGFGLDRYIDKHLIAFSIEERIHLLRTKLAGVTADFEVAPFLDTGQVFNSFKDVSFQDYRMTPGLGFRAIVRPNVVGRVDYGYSREGGAVFAGLDFPY